In Treponema denticola, one genomic interval encodes:
- a CDS encoding DMT family transporter, whose protein sequence is MSNKIKSYLFAVAAIIFFASSFPFSRFGLKHFSPEALGFLRCALASIALLIIGKFNKLRAPFKLKHIGLFFLSGALGFALYLIFFNIGLRSITAATGSIIIATTPIMTASAASIIYGEKISKAGSISILTAFCGVLVIILWEGILSVDIGILWTMSAAVSFCGYNILSRKLAKMGYTSIEIVTYSVICAAIILSPFCIEGYKELISADFKYIGSLLYLGIFTSALGYFFFNKGIEIAEKTSDVTNFLFFNPLLASILSYFALGETLNKGTAIGGTIIIVSIIVFALKGAPSGRPC, encoded by the coding sequence ATGTCCAATAAAATAAAATCATACTTATTTGCTGTTGCTGCCATTATTTTTTTTGCTTCTTCTTTTCCGTTTTCACGGTTTGGTTTAAAGCATTTCAGCCCGGAAGCCTTAGGTTTTTTAAGATGTGCTTTAGCAAGTATTGCTCTTTTAATTATAGGAAAATTTAATAAACTTAGAGCTCCATTTAAACTTAAACACATAGGATTATTCTTTTTGTCGGGAGCGCTCGGGTTTGCCCTATATCTTATCTTTTTTAATATTGGACTTAGGAGCATCACAGCTGCAACCGGAAGCATTATAATTGCTACAACCCCTATAATGACCGCATCAGCAGCTTCTATAATTTACGGTGAAAAGATAAGCAAGGCAGGCAGCATTTCTATTTTGACGGCTTTTTGCGGAGTTCTCGTTATTATCTTATGGGAAGGAATTTTGTCGGTAGACATAGGTATTTTATGGACTATGTCGGCAGCAGTTTCTTTTTGCGGATATAATATTTTAAGCCGAAAACTTGCAAAAATGGGCTATACCTCTATAGAAATCGTAACCTACAGTGTGATTTGTGCAGCGATTATCTTATCGCCTTTTTGTATTGAAGGCTATAAGGAGCTCATTTCTGCCGATTTTAAGTACATAGGAAGCCTTTTATATTTAGGAATTTTTACAAGTGCATTAGGCTATTTTTTCTTTAATAAAGGAATAGAAATTGCCGAAAAAACAAGCGATGTTACAAATTTTCTTTTTTTTAATCCATTACTTGCAAGTATTTTAAGTTATTTTGCCTTAGGCGAAACATTAAATAAAGGAACGGCGATAGGAGGGACAATAATCATAGTAAGCATCATAGTGTTTGCCTTAAAGGGAGCCCCTTCAGGGCGGCCCTGTTAG
- the megL gene encoding methionine gamma-lyase, translated as MNRKELEKLGFASKQIHAGSIKNKYGALATPIYQTSTFAFDSAEQGGRRFALEEEGYIYTRLGNPTTTVVEEKLACLENGEACMSASSGIGAVTSCIWSIVNAGDHIVAGKTLYGCTFAFLNHGLTRFGVDVTFVDTRDPENIKKALKPNTKIVYLETPANPNMYLCDIAEISKIAHAHNPECKVIVDNTYMTPYLQRPLDLGADVVLHSATKYLNGHGDVIAGFVVGKKEFIDQVRFVGVKDMTGSTLGPFEAYLIGRGMKTLDIRMEKHCANAQKVAEFLEKHPAVESIAFPGLKSFPQYELAKKQMKLCGAMIAFTVKGGLEAGKTLINSVKFATIAVSLGDAETLIQHPASMTHSPYTPEERAASDIAEGLVRLSVGLEDAEDIIADLKQALDKLVK; from the coding sequence ATGAATAGAAAAGAATTGGAAAAATTGGGATTTGCTTCAAAACAGATTCATGCAGGAAGCATTAAGAACAAGTACGGTGCTTTAGCTACACCTATTTATCAAACTTCAACATTTGCGTTTGATTCGGCAGAGCAGGGAGGCCGAAGATTTGCCTTAGAGGAAGAAGGCTATATCTACACCCGCTTGGGTAACCCTACTACTACTGTTGTTGAAGAAAAACTTGCCTGTCTTGAAAACGGTGAAGCCTGTATGTCTGCAAGTTCCGGTATAGGTGCTGTTACTTCGTGTATTTGGTCGATTGTAAATGCCGGAGACCATATTGTTGCCGGAAAAACTCTTTACGGTTGTACCTTTGCATTTTTAAATCACGGTCTTACACGTTTCGGAGTTGATGTAACTTTCGTTGATACCCGTGATCCTGAAAACATTAAAAAAGCTTTAAAACCGAATACAAAAATCGTTTATTTGGAAACCCCTGCCAACCCGAACATGTATCTTTGCGACATTGCAGAAATAAGTAAGATTGCCCATGCTCATAATCCAGAATGTAAGGTTATAGTAGATAATACTTATATGACTCCCTATCTCCAAAGACCTCTTGATTTAGGTGCAGACGTTGTTCTTCATTCTGCAACAAAATACCTAAACGGCCATGGAGACGTTATTGCAGGTTTTGTTGTCGGAAAAAAAGAATTCATCGATCAGGTGCGCTTTGTAGGTGTTAAGGATATGACCGGTTCTACATTGGGCCCCTTTGAAGCCTACTTGATAGGCCGAGGTATGAAGACCCTCGATATCCGAATGGAAAAGCACTGCGCCAATGCTCAAAAAGTTGCAGAGTTCTTGGAAAAACATCCGGCAGTTGAGTCCATCGCCTTCCCCGGTCTTAAATCCTTCCCGCAATATGAGCTTGCAAAAAAACAGATGAAGCTTTGCGGAGCTATGATTGCCTTTACAGTTAAGGGCGGATTGGAAGCCGGTAAAACCCTTATAAACTCGGTTAAATTTGCAACTATTGCAGTAAGCTTAGGCGATGCCGAAACCCTTATTCAGCATCCTGCAAGTATGACCCACTCTCCATATACTCCGGAAGAAAGAGCCGCTTCGGATATTGCCGAAGGTTTGGTTCGTCTTTCTGTCGGTCTTGAAGATGCGGAAGATATTATTGCAGATTTAAAACAAGCTTTAGATAAACTTGTTAAATAA
- a CDS encoding Na+/H+ antiporter NhaC family protein — translation MEKSKFKPNGLALLPFLIFVVVYLGIGVTLVAKGDPMGFYGFKGPIAVIVGIIAAFLMHKGSIDEKFDALVKGCGDANIITMCIIYILAGAFSVVSKQMGGVDSTVNLGLTLIPPNFVTAGLFIICCFLSIATGTSVGTIAAVGPIAVGFAEKAGISMPLMIASMVGGAMFGDNLSIISDTTIAATRTQNVDMRDKFRVNMALALPAAILTLILLLIFGRPSVTPQIESLEFNIVKVLPYVFVLVAAIAGLNVFAVLLGGILFSGIIGMAYGAFNALEWTNHMYDGFNGMFEIFLLSMLTGGLAYMVSQAGGMEWLLQKIKGMVKGPKSAELGIGALTLLTDAATANNTVAIIIDGPIAKEMCEEFKVDPRRSASLLDAFSCVMQGLIPYGAQLLIACSFTNGLVNPVGLIPLLWYQLLLAVFLTLSIFFPFANGYIKKHPWNFEEWKAVKAK, via the coding sequence ATGGAAAAATCTAAGTTTAAACCGAATGGTTTAGCTCTGTTGCCTTTTTTAATTTTTGTTGTCGTTTACCTTGGAATAGGTGTAACGCTGGTTGCAAAAGGCGATCCTATGGGATTTTACGGCTTTAAGGGTCCTATTGCCGTAATTGTAGGTATTATAGCCGCTTTTTTGATGCACAAAGGTTCAATCGATGAAAAATTCGACGCTCTTGTCAAAGGCTGCGGAGATGCAAACATCATTACTATGTGTATCATCTATATTTTAGCCGGAGCTTTTTCGGTCGTTTCAAAGCAGATGGGGGGTGTCGATTCTACAGTAAATTTAGGTTTAACCCTAATACCGCCGAATTTTGTTACAGCGGGACTTTTTATCATCTGCTGTTTTTTATCTATAGCAACAGGAACAAGTGTCGGTACTATTGCCGCCGTAGGTCCTATCGCCGTAGGCTTTGCAGAAAAAGCAGGTATTTCTATGCCGCTTATGATAGCTTCAATGGTTGGCGGAGCCATGTTCGGCGATAACCTTTCGATTATTTCGGATACGACAATTGCAGCGACGAGAACACAAAATGTAGATATGAGGGATAAATTCAGGGTTAATATGGCATTAGCCTTACCTGCTGCAATTTTAACTCTCATCCTCCTATTAATCTTCGGCAGACCCTCTGTTACGCCTCAAATTGAGTCCTTGGAATTTAATATCGTAAAAGTATTGCCCTATGTATTCGTATTGGTTGCAGCTATCGCAGGCCTTAATGTATTTGCGGTTCTTTTAGGAGGAATCCTTTTCTCAGGTATTATAGGAATGGCTTACGGTGCTTTTAATGCTCTAGAGTGGACAAATCATATGTATGACGGCTTTAACGGAATGTTCGAAATATTCTTGCTTTCAATGCTGACGGGAGGTCTTGCCTACATGGTAAGTCAGGCAGGCGGTATGGAATGGCTTTTACAAAAAATAAAGGGCATGGTAAAGGGGCCAAAATCGGCAGAGCTCGGTATCGGCGCCCTGACCCTTCTTACCGATGCGGCAACTGCAAATAATACTGTTGCTATTATTATCGATGGTCCTATCGCAAAAGAGATGTGTGAAGAATTTAAGGTTGACCCCCGTAGATCTGCCTCTCTTCTTGATGCCTTCTCTTGTGTAATGCAGGGATTAATTCCTTACGGTGCTCAGCTCTTGATAGCCTGCTCCTTTACAAATGGGCTTGTAAATCCTGTAGGCCTTATTCCTCTATTGTGGTACCAGCTTTTACTGGCCGTGTTCTTAACTCTTTCGATATTCTTCCCATTTGCCAACGGATATATTAAAAAACATCCTTGGAATTTTGAAGAGTGGAAGGCTGTTAAAGCAAAATAA